The Oleispira antarctica RB-8 genome contains the following window.
GGAAGTTTCGAGCAAAACGAATCCAGTTATCTTTATCAACTGCAAATCCATGTAGCATAATGACGACTTCCGCAGAAGGATCAACATCGCCACGAGTCGATAAATAAACCCATTCATGATCAGCAGTAGAAACGCTATGCTCCGATAAGTTAGACATTGAACGCTCTACATCAACCCCTAATTCAAATAAAGTATCTTGCCAATCAGCACAAGCAGTTAACGATAATGTTAATAAAAGAATGATTAATTTCACAGAAATTTCCTAGGTGTGATGTCTTAATAGTTATTTTTATAGTTATTTTTATTATGTCTTTCTTTATAGCTATTATGGATCATTGCATGTCACTCCTGTTGAAGTCACCACAATAATCCCACCATGAAAGCATAAAAGAACAAGGGAAACCAACAATCAAAATAGCTTTCTTATATCGGCCATCCTTATTATTACTATTACTTATTGCTGCTCTTTGTTATTGGCCTGTTTAAGCTTCTTCTTACCTTCACGACGCATAGTAAAAAAATCTGACATCAAGGTTGAAGCCTCTTTTGCTAGCACCCCCCCCAGAAGATCAATTTTGTGATTGTAAAAAGGACGATCCAACAAACACATCGCCGACTCAATAACCCCAGACTTAGGCTCTGTTGTACCATAAACCAAACGTTCGATACGCGAATGTACCAACAACCCCGTACACATAGTGCAAGGTTCTACCGTCACATACAGAGTTGCTCCTGAAAGACGATAGTTGCCAATATTCTTAGCGGCATCCCTTAATGCAACGACTTCAGCATGAGCGCTCGGATCTAAGCTGGTAATCGGCTTATTATAACCGCGACCAATTACTTGCCCAGCGAATACCACCACGGCCCCAACCGGAACTTCTCCGCAATCAAAAGCCAGCTGTCCTTGCTCAAGGGCAAGGCGCATGTAATTTTGGTCAATCTGTTCTTGTTCAGTCATCAATGCAGTATCATGTTTTCAAATAGACATGATAATAGAGAATCGCTATGTGGACCAATACCCTAGACCCAAGATTTGCCGAAACAGATGCTTTAGGCCATATAAACAATACCGTATTACCTATTTGGTTCGAAGATAGCCGCACACCCATCTTTGAACTGTTTTGTCCAGGCATGGATATCAACGACTGGCATCTCATTATTGCAAAGATCGAAGTCGAGTTTTTAGCCGAAATCTATTACGGAAAGTCGGTAGAGATTCGCACATTCATGATAAAAATCGGAAATTCATCCATGGTCGTCGGCCATGAAGCCTGGCAAGAAGACAAAATTGTGGCAAAAGGCAGCGCGGTTATGGTTCACTTTGATCACCAAACTAAGTCCTCTAAACCTATATCTGACGATACTCGGGCTATTTTGCAACAACATCTGAAAACCGACACATGATTTTCATTACAGCGCATTTAGATTGTTTATTTAAATGTGCTTTCAAAAATTGCCTTAAACTATCGCTTTAAAAGACTAGAGAGCCCTATGAAAGAAATATTACGCAAAGCCTTCTCCCCTATTTTAGAAAACTTTGAATCGGGTACAGAAGAATATTCCTATAAGAAATCTAATCGAGTTATCTTAATCGTAATGGGGGTCATCTTTGCCATCTTATCAACCGCCGTTGCCGTAATGGCAGCAGAAGCAGACTCAGCAGGCTACTATATTCCAGTTGTTATATTCGGTCTTGTTAGCTTCGTAATTCTAATCGTAGGCTTTTTAGGTAATGAACGTGCAGTATCGAGCATCTGGGGAAATAAGTAGTCATTTGGCAAACTCAAACGAAGCTACTAATATTGGTATGTATCTTTTCTAAGGATCTACCATGATTCAAGCCAATACACCGACCAGTGCCTTACTGGCGGTGCTAGTTTGCATGAGCCACCTGACGTACGCCGACAACTTAATTATTGGTGTTGAAAGCATTGACTACTTTCCAATTTTCCAGGAATCTAACGGCCAGTACTCAGGTGCGGCAAATGACATTTTAAATAAATTCGCCAAATTAAATGGCCATACCCTAACCTATAAAAGTTACCCGGTAGCACGTCTTAATAAATACTATCTTAATGGAACTGTAGAGTTTCGCTTTCCCGATGACCAATACTGGGTCCAAGAGAAAAAAAAGGGATATGATATAAAATATAGCGCTCCTGTCATTAAC
Protein-coding sequences here:
- a CDS encoding Cytidine/deoxycytidylate deaminase family protein (Zinc-binding region), whose amino-acid sequence is MTEQEQIDQNYMRLALEQGQLAFDCGEVPVGAVVVFAGQVIGRGYNKPITSLDPSAHAEVVALRDAAKNIGNYRLSGATLYVTVEPCTMCTGLLVHSRIERLVYGTTEPKSGVIESAMCLLDRPFYNHKIDLLGGVLAKEASTLMSDFFTMRREGKKKLKQANNKEQQ